The Humulus lupulus chromosome 4, drHumLupu1.1, whole genome shotgun sequence genome has a window encoding:
- the LOC133832311 gene encoding uncharacterized mitochondrial protein AtMg00820-like — translation MESINVVFSDLDNFASFSEEEEIHTLVDTFIMPVASQTTGELSGYKIEEIDATIETSETFDVSSIPENIVSSDLGIHHKKGTTNMDAQSSSSILHLEPKFVKDALKDEQWISAMQDEFQKFERNEVWTLVPHPLGANIIGTKWIFRNKTDEVGNVVCKKAILVAQGYTQIEGVDFEETFALMARL, via the exons ATGGAATccatcaatgttgtgtttagtgaCTTAGACAACTTTGCTAGTTtttcagaagaagaagaaatccacACTCTTGTTGACACATTCATTATGCCTGTTGCATCACAGACTACAGGTGAACTAAGTGGATATAAAATTGAGGAAATTGATGCTACCATTGAAACTTCTGAGACTTTCGATGTGTCTTCCATTCCAGAAAATATTGTTTCCTCTGACTTAGGAATTCATCATAAAAAAGGGACCACCAACATGGATGCCCAAAGTTCATCCTCTATCCTCCATT TGGAGCCTAAATTTGTAAAGGATGCCCTTAAAGATGAGCAATGGATATCTGCCATGCAAGATGAGTTTCAAAAATTTGAGAGAAATGAAGTGTGGACCCTTGTTCCTCATCCTTTGGGTGCCAACATCATTGGTACTAAGTGGATATTCAGAAATAAGACTGATGAAGTGGGAAATGTGGTGTGCAAAAAAGCCATATTAGTTGCTCAGGGGTATACTCAGATTGAGGGAGTAGACTTTGAGGAAACATTTGCACTGATGGCTAGATTGTAA